Part of the Prevotella communis genome is shown below.
CAACCAGGGACAGTCCATCGGCAAGATGATTATGAATATGCAGGTGGTGAAACTTGACGGCTCACGCCCCACGCTGGGTTCCTATCTGATGCGCTGGCTGCTGTTTATGATTGACGGACCAATGACCAGTTACATGGGACTCATCGTGATGGTACTCACCCGCAACAACCAGCGACTTGGCGACCTTGCCGCAGGGACGGTGGTTATAAAAAAACAGAAATACAAGAAGATACAAATCAGTCTTGACGAGTACGACTATCTCTCCAAGGGCTATGTGCCCCGCTATCCGCAGGCTGCCGACCTGTCCCTGGAACAGATAGACATCATTACGCACACCCTCTCTATGCAGCAAAGCGATTTTGCCGAGCGCACGGCCCAACTAGCCCGTAAGGTGTGCGAAAAACTGACTATCGAAAGAAAAGAAACGGACGATACAGCTTTTCTTCGCCGCATCGTCCGTGATTATCAATATTATGCTTTAGAGGAGATTTAACGATCCTCTCTTCGAGCACACCTTTCACAGCGTCACCTCGACACCCAAACCAAGTACGCTGTTGGTACGGGTAAAGCTATCCTTAATCAGCGGATTCTGCTGACTTACGCGGTCATAATTGGTATAGTTTGTCTGGAAGTAACCAGCCTTCAGCGTCACGTTGTCCGTAGCCCTGTAGCTCGTTCCAAAACCAATGCTGTAGCTGTTGACCACAAACGACATATCATTCATATAAGCATCAGTAAGTCCGTAGCGGGTCAGCTGTCCTCCCAAAGAAATCATGACGCGGTCGTTGACATCCCACTCAGCACCCAACAGATACTCGTTTGTATCGTGATCCAGCAAGTCCTGCGAGTTGTTATACCATGTGGTGCTCTTATCGAAATAGTGGTGCCAACCAGCATTCAAACGAACCTCATCCATGGGGCTCCACATGACACCCAGCGCCAACTGCGCAGGCTGATCCTCGCGAATTTCCTCACCATCGCGGAACTTATTCACGGCAGCAATCTCGCTTGCCTGGTTCACCGTTGACTCGTTCTTCATGTGAATCTCGGTTTTGAACTCATACTTAGCGGCAAAGTTGAACTTACCCATCTTGTAGTCGACACCAACGATAGGTGCAACACCCACACTCCACTGATTACACAACAGGTTCACACCCTGAGAATACTTCTGCAAAGCACCAAGACTGGCCTTTGTACCTTCAAGTTGAGCCTTCTGGGCAACGAGTGCAGCATACTGAGGTGCAGCAGTAGCCTGAGCTGCCTCGTACTGAGCCATGCCAGCAACTACCTGCGTCAGGCTAGCATCTACCTTTGTCTCTGCGCCTTGCAGGAAACTACCGAAGTCAACATAGCCTCCAGCCGTATTCACCATGATATTGCTGATTTTAGCCTTGTAGGTAGCTGTGCCGTAGAGAACACGCAGACCACCATATACAGCTAGATTCTCGTTCACCTTATAGGCAGAACCCAACTGAAAACCAAAATAATACTGGCGTCCCTGCATATAGCCATCCATATCGTAGCCAGAAGCACCAAGCGGTTTCAGCTGATTAGCAATGGCACCTACCGTGCTCTCGAAAGAACCCAGACCGTCAGCATATTCACAAGCACCACCGCCGCCAGGTAGTGAGAAATTGAACTGCAAACTCCAGTTATTCTTATTCCATGCAGCTTGCAAAGAAGGCAGAAATGGTGCATCGGCCACGCCTTCAAAAATCTTAGAATCAGAACCGCCATTCTTCTTGCCCAAAGCCAGCACAGGATTGGTAGAAGTGATGGTACGCGTCTGGTGAGCATATTGCCAGTTGAAACCCAAATGGAAACCTTCAGGAAGGAAAGCCACACCTGCGGGGTTACTATAAACACCATCGAGGCCAATAGCTGCATCACGTGCAGGATTGCGCAAGAAGTCAATACTCTGGTTTGTGTTGGTTAAGATACCACCAGCCTGTGCTGTTGTGGCGGCTGCAGCCAGCATGATGCCAGCCAGAATTACTTTTGTTTTCATATCCTTTTTAAACAAATCTTAAAAAAATCGGCTGCAAAGGTACGTTTGTTGTCGCACACAAAAGAAAAAAGTGTGCATATTTTAAACTTCATTAACCTAATAAACATTAAATCCTGCACAAACTATAGCAGTTTGTGCATGATTTAATTGCACATTTAGTCCTTTTGGTGTGCAAATTATTCACTTTTTCATCTCCGGATAACTGATACGGGTATGATAGATAGTCTTCAATTTCTCAATCAAAACCGTCTTGGCATACTGGATATCGCGGAAGGTGATAGGACATTCATGGAAGAAACCGTCGTCCACCATACCGTCAATCAACTTATTCACCAGCTGACGAATGGTCTGTTCGGTATAGTCGGGCAACGAACGTGAAGCGGCCTCCACAGCATCAGCCATCATCAGGATAGCCTGTTCCTTGGTAAACGGATTAGGACCAGGATAAGTAAACAGAAGGTCGTCGACAGGCTGGTCAGGGAATTCATTCTTGTATTTGATATAGAAATACTTGGCCTTTCCCTGTCCGTGATGGGTGGCAATCAGGTCGCGAATCTGCACTGGGAGATTGTTCTCGTCAGCCAGTTTCAGTCCCTCTGTCACATGACTGATAATCATCTGGGCACTCTCAATATACGTCAACTGACTATGCGGACTGATACCACCCGACTGGTTCTCCGTGAAATAAATGGGATTCTGCATCTTGCCGATATCGTGGTAAAGGGCACCCGTACGAACCAGTTGCGGATTACCACCAATCTTACGGGCAATCTCAGCGGCCAGATTACCCACCTGAATACTATGCTGGAACGTGCCAGGAGCCACCTCACTCATCCGGCGCAACAGCACCTTGTTCATATCACTCAACTCTATCAGCGTGATATCAGAGATAAAGCCGAAGAACTTTTCTATGAGGTAGAGCATGGGGTACGAACAGAACAGCACGATGCCGCTGATGGCCAGGAACACATATTCCCCGCCATCAATACTTGAGAAGTCATTATGACGAATCAGGAAGATACTCAGATTGGTCAGCATGGCCATCATCGTGGTGACGATAGCCGTCCAGAACAGTTGCGAACGACTTGACAACTCACGCAGAGAGAATACCGCCGTAAGACCAGCAGCCAGCTGAACAGCTATGAATTCCAGCGGTCGCTGCAGGATAGACGCACAAATCAGCACCACAGCAGCATGGGCCATCACAGCCGTACGTGAGTCCATAAACACACGGATAAAG
Proteins encoded:
- a CDS encoding RDD family protein; protein product: MAESAIITGQYVRLQPTVASVGDRILAQILDWIILFAYVMLAIIIAADIIKTEWYYIITIGVIPLFYTLLMEIFNQGQSIGKMIMNMQVVKLDGSRPTLGSYLMRWLLFMIDGPMTSYMGLIVMVLTRNNQRLGDLAAGTVVIKKQKYKKIQISLDEYDYLSKGYVPRYPQAADLSLEQIDIITHTLSMQQSDFAERTAQLARKVCEKLTIERKETDDTAFLRRIVRDYQYYALEEI
- a CDS encoding HD family phosphohydrolase, giving the protein MSKFDIKTDLTWRDIALRVALVLCTVAVIVWFMPRDNKPNFKMEVDKVWLYSDLTATFDFPVYKSDSVVKHEREQVMRDFEPYYIYSASVAEQQRTALSHFIWQKHPELGSDFLRLVLTPFDMLYEKGIVDTKKPLELETDTMKNLRRIDDREVSVINISQVYTPREAYEELLNTPSLQIYHTLLAQLDLNEFLLPNLTYDEDRSEAARLELLNSIPLASGVVQSGQKIVNQGEVVTPEILQVIESYQKELERRDQSNSTFASMIIGEALFVLIIISMFTIYLTLYRKDFFEHTRHIAMMYTLVILATVLASLMVDHSLLHVYILPFAIVPIFIRVFMDSRTAVMAHAAVVLICASILQRPLEFIAVQLAAGLTAVFSLRELSSRSQLFWTAIVTTMMAMLTNLSIFLIRHNDFSSIDGGEYVFLAISGIVLFCSYPMLYLIEKFFGFISDITLIELSDMNKVLLRRMSEVAPGTFQHSIQVGNLAAEIARKIGGNPQLVRTGALYHDIGKMQNPIYFTENQSGGISPHSQLTYIESAQMIISHVTEGLKLADENNLPVQIRDLIATHHGQGKAKYFYIKYKNEFPDQPVDDLLFTYPGPNPFTKEQAILMMADAVEAASRSLPDYTEQTIRQLVNKLIDGMVDDGFFHECPITFRDIQYAKTVLIEKLKTIYHTRISYPEMKK
- a CDS encoding OmpP1/FadL family transporter, translated to MKTKVILAGIMLAAAATTAQAGGILTNTNQSIDFLRNPARDAAIGLDGVYSNPAGVAFLPEGFHLGFNWQYAHQTRTITSTNPVLALGKKNGGSDSKIFEGVADAPFLPSLQAAWNKNNWSLQFNFSLPGGGGACEYADGLGSFESTVGAIANQLKPLGASGYDMDGYMQGRQYYFGFQLGSAYKVNENLAVYGGLRVLYGTATYKAKISNIMVNTAGGYVDFGSFLQGAETKVDASLTQVVAGMAQYEAAQATAAPQYAALVAQKAQLEGTKASLGALQKYSQGVNLLCNQWSVGVAPIVGVDYKMGKFNFAAKYEFKTEIHMKNESTVNQASEIAAVNKFRDGEEIREDQPAQLALGVMWSPMDEVRLNAGWHHYFDKSTTWYNNSQDLLDHDTNEYLLGAEWDVNDRVMISLGGQLTRYGLTDAYMNDMSFVVNSYSIGFGTSYRATDNVTLKAGYFQTNYTNYDRVSQQNPLIKDSFTRTNSVLGLGVEVTL